From the genome of Streptacidiphilus rugosus AM-16, one region includes:
- a CDS encoding S9 family peptidase — MPTDETQRPSLFHDLDDFLAVPRVSGLALSPDGSRLVTTVAELASDRTRFISALWELDPQGVRPARRLTRSGKGESAPAFRADGTLLFVSARPEADPAKGEPEAKDAALWALPTGGGEAQRVLSRPGGVGGYVAARASDRLAFTSALLPGAEDTEADTKLRTAREEAKVSALLHEGNSLVRYWDQDLGPDIPHVYSVAGETEGLTAAAAQAVDCGVSDPMESATAVSPDGTLIAYSVLVGAESGDFRDAVVVVDAATGKQLRRIEAADAEFGAPVFTADSRSVIVHRQSVGDWEQSSATTLWLVSATDEQDTGHDLLPDFDNWPLTAVVSPVEGAPVVFFVADERGHSPVFRLDTADGTVTRLTASGAYTDVVVSPDGETLYALRNGIDSPPAPVRLDARRADQSEPVALPAPGSVGTLPGRLTEVHTTAEDGTALRAWLVLPEGASAERPAPFLLWVHGGPQGSWNAWTWRWNPWVAAAAGYAVLLPDPALSTGYGQQMHARGWGDWGGTPFHDVLALTDAALERDDVDRERTAMMGGSFGGYMANWIATHTDRFKAIVTHASLWNLDSFGGTTDAPFYWRRHFGDPLTRPERYRDSSPHRHAANIRTPMLVVHGDKDYRVPIGEALSLWNDLVRFEVPAKFLYFPDEGHWVLRPNNAKVWYGTVFAFLAHHVLGEEWRRPALV; from the coding sequence ATGCCAACCGATGAAACGCAGCGTCCCTCACTCTTCCACGACCTGGATGACTTCCTCGCTGTCCCCCGCGTCTCCGGCCTCGCCCTGTCGCCGGACGGGTCGCGCCTGGTGACCACCGTCGCCGAACTCGCCTCGGACCGCACCCGGTTCATCTCCGCGCTCTGGGAGCTCGACCCCCAGGGCGTCCGGCCGGCCCGCCGGCTCACCCGGTCCGGCAAGGGCGAGTCCGCGCCCGCCTTCCGGGCCGACGGCACCCTGCTCTTCGTGTCCGCGCGCCCGGAGGCCGACCCGGCCAAGGGCGAGCCGGAGGCGAAGGACGCGGCGCTGTGGGCGCTGCCCACCGGCGGCGGCGAGGCGCAGCGGGTGCTCAGCCGCCCCGGCGGCGTCGGCGGCTACGTCGCCGCGCGCGCCTCGGACCGGCTCGCGTTCACCTCGGCCCTGCTCCCGGGCGCCGAGGACACCGAGGCGGACACGAAGCTGCGCACCGCCCGCGAGGAGGCCAAGGTCAGCGCGCTGCTGCACGAGGGCAACTCCCTGGTGCGGTACTGGGACCAGGATCTGGGACCGGACATCCCGCACGTCTACTCCGTCGCGGGCGAGACCGAAGGGCTGACCGCCGCCGCGGCCCAGGCCGTCGACTGCGGCGTCAGCGACCCGATGGAGTCCGCCACCGCGGTCTCCCCCGACGGCACGCTGATCGCCTACTCGGTCCTCGTCGGCGCGGAGAGCGGCGACTTCCGCGACGCCGTCGTGGTCGTCGACGCCGCGACGGGCAAACAGCTGCGCCGGATCGAGGCGGCCGACGCCGAGTTCGGCGCGCCGGTCTTCACCGCCGACTCGCGCTCGGTGATCGTCCATCGCCAGAGCGTGGGCGACTGGGAGCAGAGCTCGGCCACCACGCTCTGGCTGGTCTCCGCCACCGACGAGCAGGACACCGGTCACGACCTGCTCCCCGACTTCGACAACTGGCCGCTCACCGCCGTCGTCTCGCCCGTCGAGGGCGCCCCCGTCGTCTTCTTCGTCGCGGACGAGCGCGGCCACTCCCCCGTCTTCCGCCTCGACACCGCCGACGGCACGGTCACCCGGCTCACCGCCTCCGGCGCCTACACCGACGTCGTGGTCTCCCCCGACGGCGAGACGCTGTACGCGCTCCGCAACGGCATCGACAGCCCGCCCGCCCCGGTGCGCCTCGACGCGCGTCGCGCGGACCAGAGCGAGCCGGTCGCCCTGCCCGCCCCCGGCTCCGTCGGCACGCTCCCGGGCCGGCTGACCGAGGTGCACACCACCGCCGAGGACGGCACCGCGCTGCGCGCCTGGCTGGTGCTGCCCGAGGGCGCCTCCGCCGAGCGGCCTGCCCCGTTCCTGCTCTGGGTGCACGGCGGCCCGCAGGGCAGCTGGAACGCCTGGACCTGGCGTTGGAACCCGTGGGTCGCCGCCGCCGCGGGTTACGCGGTGCTGCTGCCGGACCCGGCCCTGTCCACCGGCTACGGGCAGCAGATGCACGCGCGCGGCTGGGGCGACTGGGGCGGCACGCCGTTCCACGACGTGCTGGCGCTGACCGACGCGGCGCTGGAGCGCGACGACGTCGACCGGGAGCGGACCGCCATGATGGGCGGCTCCTTCGGCGGCTACATGGCCAACTGGATCGCCACCCACACCGACCGGTTCAAGGCCATCGTCACCCATGCCAGCCTGTGGAACCTGGACTCCTTCGGCGGCACCACCGACGCCCCGTTCTACTGGCGCCGCCACTTCGGCGACCCGCTCACGCGCCCGGAGCGCTACCGCGACTCCTCCCCGCACCGGCACGCGGCGAACATCCGCACCCCGATGCTGGTCGTCCACGGCGACAAGGACTACCGGGTGCCGATCGGCGAGGCGCTGTCGCTCTGGAACGACCTGGTGCGCTTCGAGGTCCCGGCGAAGTTCCTCTACTTCCCCGACGAGGGCCACTGGGTGCTGCGGCCCAACAACGCCAAGGTCTGGTACGGCACGGTGTTCGCCTTCCTCGCCCACCACGTGCTGGGCGAGGAGTGGCGCCGTCCCGCGCTGGTCTGA
- a CDS encoding oxidoreductase encodes MAWSAADVPDQSGRVAVVTGANSGLGLETAKVLAARGATVVLACRDPKRAETAAKEIAAQGGSTELLALDLASLESVRAAAAELRDRHERIDLLINNAGVMVPPYGRTADGFELQLGTNHLGHFAFTGLVLDRIREVPGARIVVLASLAHQMARGGMNFEDLHSERGYNRITAYGRSKLANLLFAYELQRRLEASGAAAVALAAHPGYSSTELTRHLPRVLQPANRLLVEPFFAQPAVMGALPTLRAATDPQARGAQYYGPSGFREMRGAPEPTRSTRASHDAAAQRRLWAASEELTGVSYPV; translated from the coding sequence ATGGCCTGGAGCGCAGCCGACGTACCCGACCAGAGCGGCCGCGTGGCCGTCGTCACCGGCGCGAACAGCGGCCTGGGTCTTGAGACCGCGAAGGTGCTCGCCGCGCGCGGGGCCACGGTCGTGCTCGCCTGCCGCGACCCGAAGCGCGCCGAGACGGCCGCCAAGGAGATCGCCGCGCAGGGCGGCAGCACGGAGCTGCTGGCGCTGGACCTGGCCTCCCTGGAGTCGGTCCGTGCCGCGGCCGCCGAGCTGCGCGACCGGCACGAGCGGATCGACCTGCTGATCAACAACGCCGGTGTGATGGTCCCGCCCTACGGCCGGACCGCCGACGGCTTCGAGCTCCAGCTCGGCACCAACCACCTCGGCCACTTCGCCTTCACCGGCCTGGTCCTGGACCGGATCCGCGAGGTGCCCGGCGCCCGGATCGTCGTGCTCGCCAGCCTGGCCCACCAGATGGCCAGGGGCGGGATGAACTTCGAGGACCTGCACTCCGAGCGCGGCTACAACCGGATCACCGCCTACGGCCGGTCGAAACTGGCGAACCTGCTCTTCGCCTACGAGCTGCAGCGCCGGCTGGAGGCCTCGGGAGCGGCCGCCGTCGCGCTCGCCGCCCACCCCGGTTACTCCAGCACCGAGCTGACGCGGCATCTGCCGCGCGTGCTGCAGCCGGCGAACCGGCTGCTGGTCGAGCCCTTCTTCGCCCAGCCCGCCGTCATGGGCGCGCTGCCGACCCTGCGCGCGGCCACCGATCCGCAGGCACGGGGCGCGCAGTACTACGGCCCCTCCGGATTCCGGGAGATGCGCGGCGCACCGGAGCCGACCAGGTCGACCCGCGCCTCCCACGACGCCGCCGCACAGCGTCGGCTGTGGGCGGCGTCGGAGGAGTTGACGGGCGTCAGCTACCCGGTCTGA
- a CDS encoding 5'-3' exonuclease → MLLDSASLYYRAYFGVPDSLRSPQGEPVNAVRGLLDFIARLVTDHTPDQLVACMDADWRPQWRVDLIPSYKTHRVAEDPAAAEAGEEETPDTLAPQIPVITAVLDALGLARVGVAGYEADDVIGTLTARHTGPVDVVTGDRDLFQLVDDARGVRILYPLKGVGTLQLTDNALLMEKYGVTGAQYADMAALRGDPSDGLPGVPGIGEKTAAKLITQFGDLPGIQAAAVDPTAKLTPTQRKRITDASTYLAVAPTVVRVASDVPLPAFDPALPGEPLDPMALEELSARWGLGTSLQRVLDALAHAGAAS, encoded by the coding sequence ATGCTGCTGGATTCCGCGAGCCTCTACTACCGCGCCTACTTCGGCGTGCCCGACTCGCTCCGCTCGCCGCAGGGCGAACCGGTCAACGCGGTGCGCGGGCTGCTCGACTTCATCGCCCGGCTGGTCACCGACCACACCCCGGACCAGTTGGTCGCCTGCATGGACGCCGACTGGCGGCCGCAGTGGCGGGTCGACCTGATCCCCAGCTACAAGACCCACCGCGTCGCCGAGGACCCGGCCGCCGCCGAGGCCGGCGAGGAGGAGACCCCGGACACGCTGGCCCCGCAGATCCCGGTGATCACCGCCGTGCTGGACGCACTGGGCCTGGCCAGGGTCGGCGTCGCGGGCTACGAGGCCGACGACGTGATCGGCACCCTCACCGCCCGGCACACCGGCCCGGTCGACGTGGTGACCGGCGACCGCGACCTCTTCCAACTCGTCGACGACGCACGCGGCGTGCGCATCCTCTACCCGCTCAAGGGCGTGGGCACGCTCCAGCTCACGGACAACGCACTCCTCATGGAGAAGTACGGCGTCACCGGCGCCCAGTACGCCGACATGGCCGCGCTGCGCGGCGACCCGAGCGACGGCCTCCCCGGCGTGCCCGGCATCGGCGAGAAGACGGCCGCGAAGCTCATCACCCAGTTCGGCGACCTCCCCGGCATCCAGGCCGCCGCCGTCGACCCGACGGCCAAGCTCACCCCCACCCAGCGCAAGCGCATCACGGACGCCTCGACCTACCTCGCCGTGGCCCCCACCGTGGTCCGGGTGGCGTCCGACGTCCCCCTCCCCGCCTTCGACCCCGCCCTCCCAGGCGAGCCGCTGGACCCGATGGCGCTGGAGGAGCTCTCCGCCCGCTGGGGCCTCGGCACCTCCCTGCAGCGCGTGCTGGACGCGCTCGCGCACGCGGGCGCGGCGAGCTGA
- a CDS encoding chitinase: MSLTGPGGSGSGSPSPTPTTAPPTTAPPTTTPPGGETCATKPRPAGKVLQGYWENWDGAANGVHPGLGWIPITDSRIAAHGYNVVNAAFPVILSDGTVEWQDGMDTNVKVATPAEMCQAKAAGETILMSIGGAAAGIDLSSSAVADRFVATVVPILKKYNFDGIDIDIETGLTGSGNINTLSTSQANLERIIDGVLSQMPAGFGLTMAPETAYVTGGSVTYGSIWGADLPIVKKYADNGQLWWLNMQYYNGSMYGCSGDSYQAGTVQGFTAQTTCLNNGLVVQGTTIKVPYDKQVPGLPAQSGAGGGYMAPSLVGQSWNAFGGALKGLMTWSVNWDGSLGWTFGDNVKSLQGR, encoded by the coding sequence GTGTCGCTCACCGGCCCCGGCGGCAGCGGCAGCGGCAGCCCCAGCCCGACGCCCACCACCGCGCCGCCGACCACGGCTCCGCCCACGACGACACCGCCGGGCGGCGAGACCTGCGCCACGAAGCCGAGGCCGGCCGGCAAGGTCCTCCAGGGCTACTGGGAGAACTGGGACGGCGCCGCCAACGGCGTGCACCCGGGGCTGGGCTGGATCCCCATCACCGACAGCCGGATCGCCGCGCACGGCTACAACGTCGTCAACGCCGCCTTCCCGGTGATCCTCTCCGACGGCACCGTCGAGTGGCAGGACGGCATGGACACCAACGTGAAGGTGGCCACGCCCGCCGAGATGTGCCAGGCCAAGGCGGCCGGGGAAACCATCCTGATGTCGATCGGCGGGGCCGCCGCCGGCATCGACCTGAGCTCCAGCGCCGTCGCGGACCGGTTCGTGGCGACCGTCGTCCCGATCCTGAAGAAGTACAACTTCGACGGCATCGACATCGACATCGAGACCGGGCTCACCGGCAGCGGGAACATCAACACGCTCTCCACCTCCCAGGCCAACCTGGAGCGCATCATCGACGGCGTGCTGTCCCAGATGCCCGCCGGTTTCGGTCTGACGATGGCCCCTGAGACGGCCTACGTCACCGGCGGAAGCGTCACCTACGGGTCCATCTGGGGCGCCGACCTGCCGATCGTCAAGAAGTACGCCGACAACGGTCAGCTGTGGTGGCTGAACATGCAGTACTACAACGGCAGCATGTACGGCTGCTCCGGCGACTCCTACCAGGCCGGCACGGTCCAGGGCTTCACCGCGCAGACCACCTGCCTCAACAACGGCCTGGTCGTCCAGGGCACCACGATCAAGGTGCCCTACGACAAGCAGGTCCCCGGCCTGCCGGCCCAGTCCGGCGCGGGCGGCGGCTACATGGCGCCGAGCCTGGTCGGCCAGTCCTGGAACGCCTTCGGCGGCGCGCTGAAGGGCCTGATGACCTGGTCCGTCAACTGGGACGGCTCCCTGGGCTGGACTTTCGGCGACAACGTCAAGTCCCTCCAGGGCCGCTGA
- a CDS encoding helix-turn-helix domain-containing protein produces MSATGPESSTLAARIDKLFDVVRRPDREQYSHEEVARACREATGDTFSATYLWQLRTGRRDNPTKRHLEALAGFFQVPPAYFFDDRQSARIGEELTLLGALRDAGVRELALRAVTLSPEGLGTISDMIEVIARREANAKETRE; encoded by the coding sequence ATGTCCGCGACCGGGCCCGAGAGCTCGACTCTCGCCGCAAGGATAGACAAGCTGTTCGACGTGGTCCGACGACCGGACCGGGAGCAGTACAGCCACGAGGAGGTGGCCCGCGCCTGCCGCGAGGCGACCGGCGACACCTTCTCCGCGACCTATCTCTGGCAGCTCCGGACGGGGCGGCGGGACAATCCGACGAAGCGTCACCTGGAGGCCCTTGCGGGGTTCTTCCAGGTGCCGCCGGCGTACTTCTTCGACGACAGGCAGAGCGCCAGGATCGGCGAGGAGCTGACCCTGCTGGGCGCGCTCAGGGACGCGGGGGTGCGCGAACTCGCCCTGCGCGCCGTGACGCTGTCCCCCGAGGGGCTTGGCACGATCAGCGACATGATCGAGGTGATCGCCAGGCGCGAGGCGAACGCGAAGGAGACCCGCGAGTAG
- a CDS encoding ParH-like protein → MGSAEGKNVREPDGAERELWGRSRRIADALPLPEPFDVQVLVDALAARRGRPIELVPLSGARQSACGVLVSTDRADYIGYPLATTVLHQQHIVLHEIGHLLCEHAGGSGSADAVARSLTTQLSDELVSRVLGRTAYDEHEEREAELIATLALQRAVHRPSAEARPGPLAGRVLRLGHVFGRPLRRRPTPDG, encoded by the coding sequence GTGGGGTCGGCCGAGGGGAAGAACGTGCGCGAGCCGGACGGCGCGGAGCGGGAACTGTGGGGGCGCAGTCGTCGGATCGCCGACGCCTTACCGCTGCCCGAGCCGTTCGACGTACAGGTCCTGGTCGACGCACTGGCCGCGCGGCGCGGCCGGCCGATCGAGCTGGTGCCGCTGTCCGGCGCGCGCCAGTCCGCCTGCGGGGTGCTGGTGAGCACCGACCGCGCCGACTACATCGGTTATCCGCTGGCCACCACGGTCCTGCACCAGCAGCACATCGTGCTGCACGAGATCGGTCACCTGCTGTGCGAGCACGCCGGGGGGTCGGGCTCGGCGGACGCCGTCGCCCGCAGCCTGACGACACAGCTCAGCGACGAGCTGGTGAGCCGCGTGCTCGGCCGGACGGCCTACGACGAGCACGAGGAGCGGGAGGCCGAGCTGATCGCCACGCTCGCGCTCCAGCGGGCCGTGCACCGGCCGTCGGCCGAAGCGCGTCCCGGCCCGCTGGCCGGTCGCGTGCTGCGGCTCGGACACGTCTTCGGCCGCCCGCTCCGACGCCGTCCCACACCCGATGGATGA
- a CDS encoding MAB_1171c family putative transporter yields MDDLVADVAAYLACLVSLAGTAGKLWLDRGRRSDPILRHGYLFGALLGTALALTAPVSAQLAARVLPLSDLSLLVLAADQLKVVAVGALATSAYWTLPEPVARRSARRQAALTALVCLAEVAAFLTAGPTRSGDTVVVDGSGRGALVAYIVLFTLHCVWCLAVFGTLMVRAAGYAGPGVLRLGLLLMAAAALAGLVWTSDNLTDIASVLARGTEDGAESTLSAVSAAVCVSLGFSGGTASTWAGPIGRRIGRRRARRDCARLAPLWEAVAAALPAVELRTRAGSAANGAPGPAGGDALFTRYRRVIEIRDGQLALGVCVHPGVPGWVALATAPLPEHERGSAAEAAFLAAALEAAALGRRFPDGPGMQGVVPPTSQGVAGEVTRLAGVAQAFRSSPAVSAVRERVRAELLAEPPTGPGGEPGTEPGTTEAGPARLWARRSDAT; encoded by the coding sequence ATGGATGACCTCGTCGCGGACGTCGCCGCCTACCTCGCCTGCCTGGTCAGCCTGGCCGGGACGGCGGGGAAGCTGTGGCTGGACCGCGGCCGGCGCTCCGACCCCATCCTGCGCCACGGCTACCTCTTCGGGGCGCTGCTCGGTACGGCCCTGGCGCTCACCGCCCCGGTCAGCGCCCAACTCGCCGCGCGGGTGCTGCCGCTGTCCGACCTCAGCCTGCTCGTGCTCGCGGCCGACCAGCTGAAGGTCGTCGCGGTCGGCGCGCTGGCCACGTCCGCGTACTGGACCCTGCCCGAGCCGGTCGCCCGCCGGTCGGCCCGGCGGCAGGCGGCGCTGACCGCGCTGGTCTGCCTGGCCGAGGTCGCCGCGTTCCTCACGGCCGGTCCGACCCGGTCCGGGGACACGGTGGTCGTCGACGGCTCCGGGCGCGGAGCGCTGGTGGCGTACATCGTGCTGTTCACCCTCCACTGCGTCTGGTGCCTGGCCGTGTTCGGCACGCTCATGGTGCGTGCCGCCGGGTACGCGGGGCCCGGCGTCCTGCGCCTCGGCCTGCTGCTCATGGCGGCAGCTGCCCTGGCCGGCCTGGTGTGGACCTCGGACAACCTCACCGACATCGCCTCCGTGCTGGCCCGCGGCACCGAGGACGGCGCCGAGAGCACCCTGTCGGCGGTCTCGGCCGCCGTCTGCGTGTCCCTGGGATTCTCCGGGGGCACCGCGTCGACCTGGGCGGGCCCGATCGGCCGCCGGATCGGGCGCCGACGGGCCCGCCGGGACTGCGCCAGGCTCGCCCCGCTCTGGGAGGCCGTCGCCGCGGCGCTGCCCGCCGTCGAACTGCGCACCCGGGCCGGGTCCGCCGCGAACGGCGCTCCGGGGCCCGCCGGCGGCGACGCGTTGTTCACCCGGTACCGGCGGGTCATCGAGATCCGCGACGGTCAGCTCGCCCTCGGCGTGTGTGTGCATCCGGGGGTTCCCGGCTGGGTCGCCCTGGCGACCGCGCCGCTGCCGGAGCACGAGCGCGGGAGCGCCGCCGAAGCGGCCTTCCTGGCGGCGGCCCTGGAGGCGGCGGCGCTGGGGCGGCGCTTCCCCGACGGCCCCGGGATGCAGGGCGTCGTCCCGCCGACGTCCCAGGGCGTCGCCGGAGAGGTCACCCGACTGGCCGGGGTCGCCCAGGCCTTCCGGTCCTCGCCCGCCGTCTCGGCCGTGCGGGAGCGTGTGCGGGCCGAGCTGCTGGCCGAGCCGCCGACCGGACCGGGAGGCGAGCCGGGCACAGAGCCGGGAACCACCGAGGCGGGCCCCGCGCGGCTGTGGGCCCGACGAAGCGATGCAACGTAG
- a CDS encoding thioesterase II family protein: MAEDLGPWFHRFSRTDGGVRLFCFAHAGGGASAFRDLSRALAPDVQAYGVQYPGRQDRLGEPCLDSLPEVGALVAAEIRRLGVGPDRPYALLGHSMGATVAFEAARLLEASGTGPVAFFASGRIAPDAPPHLGGRLLDDQALLADLRRLGGTTGDVLTDPRLLALLLPALRADYGAVQRYVYDGPRPALACPVVGMVGTADVRVSVADVKPWADFTSGPFACHEFPGGHFYLDENLPGVTALIRSVLRSEPRR, encoded by the coding sequence ATGGCAGAGGATCTTGGACCGTGGTTCCATCGGTTCAGCCGGACCGATGGCGGCGTGCGACTGTTCTGCTTCGCGCACGCCGGTGGCGGCGCGTCGGCGTTCCGCGACCTGTCACGGGCCCTGGCGCCGGACGTCCAGGCCTACGGCGTGCAGTATCCCGGGCGGCAGGACCGGCTGGGCGAGCCGTGCCTGGACAGCCTGCCCGAAGTCGGCGCGCTGGTCGCCGCCGAGATCCGCAGGCTCGGCGTCGGCCCCGACCGGCCGTACGCGCTGCTCGGGCACAGCATGGGCGCGACCGTCGCCTTCGAGGCGGCCCGGCTGCTGGAAGCGTCCGGCACCGGCCCCGTCGCGTTCTTCGCCTCCGGCCGGATCGCGCCGGACGCGCCACCGCATCTGGGCGGCAGGCTGCTCGACGACCAGGCGCTGCTGGCCGATCTGCGCCGGCTGGGCGGCACCACCGGCGACGTGCTGACGGACCCGCGCCTGCTGGCGCTGCTGCTGCCGGCCCTGCGCGCCGACTACGGGGCGGTGCAGCGCTACGTCTACGACGGGCCGCGCCCCGCGCTGGCCTGCCCGGTCGTCGGCATGGTGGGGACGGCGGACGTGCGGGTGTCGGTCGCCGACGTGAAGCCGTGGGCCGACTTCACCTCCGGCCCCTTCGCCTGCCACGAGTTCCCCGGCGGCCACTTCTACCTCGACGAGAACCTGCCCGGGGTGACCGCGCTGATCCGGTCGGTGCTCCGCTCGGAGCCGCGGAGATGA